Within the Mugil cephalus isolate CIBA_MC_2020 chromosome 1, CIBA_Mcephalus_1.1, whole genome shotgun sequence genome, the region CAAAAAGTCAAATGCTCTGGCTGCTGCTTTACAATagtttttatgattattgttgtttttactgaagCTGAGGCCTGGAGTTGTTGATACTGTGGCAAAGAGGGCAGGAAATACTGCACGAATAATGTAAGAGGGAAAAAGACCAACAATACCACCTGGGGAATTCCACCCCAGGAAATACTGCAACAGAATATGAGAGTAATAGAGATGTATTGCCacactagaaaattccctctgggaaattttgaaggggctacgtGAGCTAATGCcgacagtggtcgtcaatgacgatgGAAGCGCGCAGAGAAAAGAGCGAGAATTCCCCCCTTTTCACTgttctcacatttgggcttactgtgacaaaacggtagctcctatcagaaaaacaagcagactgtgggtgtcgtaagaccttcctgaagactttgatatgttttttgtcctcctggagtaaatattttggacacacttgtgagttaaagacaaaggtccttctccttttctcagaaaatctttgcattagaGTGTATGGAGAGCGGACAGGCACTTTACCACGAAcagagtctttttttcttttttgggaaATTCATTGCAGTTTTTCGCAAATTGCGTCACAAAAAAATTTGTATTtcataaagaaaagtaatagcacaccgatcccaaTCGAGCtgcacattttgatatataactcgccCTCCAGCTTTTCAAGTTGTAGGATGAGTTAAGGGACGaaaatgggaggaagaggaaaaaagtaataataagaagaaatgtgcgggataacaataggggctcGGGGCTTCTGCAGTCTACAGCTtgctgctgtagactggaggctcggacattgccccgtagcccctaattAAACCAAATATTCTTCATTTATGTTCAAAAACTTAAGTAGGCAAGAAACTGCAAAAGAGGAAAGGGTTCACAATTCAAAATAAAGTCCAAGCACCATTCAAATGGCATACTCCCCTACAATCATAATGCTTGCGattttgtaactttttaaaGCTGACTGTACATTAACTTGTGAGGAATCATCCGTTTCATTTTCAGGACTCTCTGATTCTTCAGATGGAAGGTCTgttccttcacttcctgctcagaaccatcaccagtttggttttctgtctcctcctgactcACTGTTCTAGAGGTAACTAATaaacaatacaatatttaaaaggtcAGAGTTAGACCTTGTCAAAATACATatgaatcaataaaaaccaACACTCAACACTAATAGTTGAAGTGTTGTAGGTGCAATTATTTCCCAATTGTGCTCGAGCAACGGTTTGCATTATTTGAGTCTTCATAATGCGGCACACATTTTCAATGGAGGACAGGTCTGGATTTCAAGAGGCCGGTCTATCGCCAGTCTTTCACTACAAAGTCATAGACTACTGTTGGAAGACTTTAACAATATGTCTGGACATCGTCTCCCTGAAATAAACTAAAGACGTTGCTTGGATGACAGCATATGTTGCTCCAAAACCTACCTTGGAGCATTAATAGTGCCTTCACAGACACCATAGGCACTGTTACAACCCCGGCTCAATGGTTGAAACAAAGAAGAGACATATCACATGGTTTTACTGTCAATTTCAACCCTTTTATTTAGCTCAACTTAACCACCAGCAATACACAAGCACGAATAGTTCAAATGAAGAAGGTTgactgaaggtgtgtgtgtgtgggtgggtatATAGAACCAGACACAAACTATACCACAGTGTCGGCCAATCCAGGCAGGTGCTCagtcatcagagagagagagcagaatGACTGAGGCGGCCTTTTAACAATTAGACCACGCCCAAAGGGGTGGAGTATTCTGGACGGCCCACTTCTGCCAGGTCTGCGGGAGGgaaactgcagtgaaagacagacaggttactGGGCCGTCACATCCACGAACACACTCCACTAACCCTAAGGAACcagcagattcagattcagaaagatTTCATTTGTGCCCAGGGGACCCAACAATGACGTAAGGCTGAGTGGaaagtaaaacagaataaaccaataggaataaatatatatataaaattaataaacaaCTAAATAACATGGGTACTAATACGCCCCCATACCATCACAGTTGCTGGCTCTTGAACATTGCACTGATAATCATCTGAAAAGTCACTTTCTTCTGTAGCCCACATGACACAATATCTATGATTTCCAAATCTATTTGAAATGTGGACTTGTCAGACCATAGCACACTTTTCCACTTTGCATCACTCTGTCTCAGATGAACTCGAGtccagagaagctggaggtgtttCAGGGTTTAGTAAATTTATAGCTTTCTCTTTGCATGAGTTTTATCTCGCACTTGTAGATGTAGTGGTGAGCTGTGTGAACTGACCTCTAAacttcctgctgtgtctctgatggatttgtttggttGTCCCAGTCTGAGGACAAACTGGTTCAATTGAGCTCCCTTGAAATTATATTTTGGTTCCCTCTTTTGATTAATGATGTCCCAGATCtcaaaatgaaagaattaaatgaaataaattgtattaaataaatgaaaaaaaaaagaaataatttttgAATGAACTGAACAATTGAGTCCCTTCAATATGTTTGGATGAGCagcaaaaataatcaacaaaagTGTCCAGAGATGAAGTTTATGACACTAACTCAATACGTTCTAGTGCAGAACTCAACAAACCTCTGTTTTTCGTTGCAGGTCAGTCTGAGTCAGTGGATTCACATCAAACAATTATAGCAAGAGTTGGTGATGATGTTGTTCTACCGtgtcaaatcaaaccttcaGTGGACGTTTCTGAAGCAACATTGGAGTGGAAGAGGTCAAACCTCTTCGTCCTGGTGTGGCGtactggtgcagactttaaaagacaaaaagatccatcctacagaggaagaacatctctgttccctgatgaactgaaacatggaaacatttcactgaaactctctgaCGTGAAGCTGTCTGATAAAGGAACGTACAGATGTTACGTTGTAGACATGaatagagagatgtttgttgagcttgttgttggtgagtaaACGTATAAAGTATAGTCCTCTGACATCAACTCTGACCTGAAGTTGAGTTTCACTTATACTGATTctggtttgaaacattttgtttctcagctCCAGATACAGTGGCCTCAcccgtcatcagtttatcaggaatggacagagacagaggaggagtggtgttacagtgtgaatccagaggctggtatccagagcctgaggtgttgtggctggacgctgagggaaacctgctctctgctggacctccagagacagtcagaggtcctgatcacctctatactgtcagcagcagagtgactgtggacaagagacacaacaacagcttcacctgtagagtccaacagaacaacatccaccagaccagagaggctcacatacatgttccaggtagaacacgcttagagaacggaccatgacatgattttagtttgacacagtttgtgtgtgattgtgtagaaatgtcatgtaactctgtgtgttttcatttcagatgatttcttcagttctgctgttcccatcatcactggtttggctgttagcttagctgttagcatcatggttattttagcaggtgtcttcttcgtgtggagacaaaatagaagcagtaagttacagatgagtcaccacattaacgatgtaaaacaccagcaaacgtcttttctagttgaattcagctgctttgattttacacagaaaccaagaaaagatccagagatgaagcagagaaggagaaacttttagaagaaactaaagatgtaagagacaagaagtaaaagattaaaggtttagattgatcagtttgaagaaagtttgatcagtaaacctgctgactgatcatcatccatctgtctgtctgatagctgacagagaaatatgagaagattgaagaagagctgcagaaaaccaaagaagaactgaagaacaagactgaagagatggagaaacatgtagagacgcaacacaacacaacacataagaacacaacacatcacaacacataagaacacaacacaacacaaaacataagaacacaacacataagaacacaacacaacacaacacataagaacacaacacataagaacgcataagaacacaacacataagaacacaacacaacacataagaacacaacacatcacaacacataagaacacaacacaacacacaagaacacacaagaacataacacaacaaaacacaagaacacaacacaacacatcacaacacataagaacacaacacaacacaacacacaagaacacataagaacacaacacataagaactcaacacataagaacacataagaacacaacacataagaacacaacacaacacaacacataagaacacataagaacacaacacaacagaacaccacacataagaacacaacagaacacaacacataagaacacaacacaacacataagaacacaacagaacacaacacatgagaacacaacacataataacacaatacaatacacaagaacacaacacaacacacaagaacacataagaacacaacacacaagaacacataagaacacaacacacaagaacacacaagaacacataagaacaaaacccaacacacaagaacacataagaacacaacacataagaacacataggaacacaacacaacagaacaccacacataagaacacaacagaacacaacacataagaacacaacacataagaacacataagaacacaacacataagaacacaacacataagaacacataagaacacaacacataagaacacaacacataagaacacataagaacacataagaacacaacacaacacataagaacacaacagaacacaacacatgagaacacaacacatcacaacacataagaacacaatacaatacacaagaacacataagaacacaacacaacacacaagaacacataagaacacaacacacaagaacacacaagaataCATAAGAACAAAAcccaacacacaagaacacacaggaacttaacacaacacacaagaacacacaggaacacaacacaacacataagaacatatttaatctcatcttctctttctgtcttttctctcctcaTAACAAAGAAACTTGTGGAtgtagagagagaaacacaaacacacagaaacatcaacctGCAGCACTTTTAATTCAATGTTTATTGGACTTTTTCCCCAAAATCATAATTTATTGGAGAGTAGTTTCCAACTTAAA harbors:
- the LOC125006318 gene encoding myelin-oligodendrocyte glycoprotein-like; translated protein: MEGLFLHFLLRTITSLVFCLLLTHCSRGQSESVDSHQTIIARVGDDVVLPCQIKPSVDVSEATLEWKRSNLFVLVWRTGADFKRQKDPSYRGRTSLFPDELKHGNISLKLSDVKLSDKGTYRCYVVDMNREMFVELVVAPDTVASPVISLIKPEQTQNSSSSDSQETSGDITVFIDPKSYFICLRNWSDQDKPLGGRQLKVQINNSEPITATFDPSMELKVGKEVTFYHPDREYYAVPGDLVWKELKSWKRRDRVQVSLQ